From a single Buchnera aphidicola (Cinara cf. splendens/pseudotsugae 3390) genomic region:
- the rpmH gene encoding 50S ribosomal protein L34, which produces MKRTFQPSNIKRNRTHGFRSRMSSKSGRDILSHRRSKLRSVLCV; this is translated from the coding sequence ATGAAACGTACTTTTCAACCTTCTAACATTAAACGTAATCGTACACATGGTTTTCGTTCTCGTATGTCATCTAAGAGTGGTCGAGATATTTTATCGCACAGACGTTCAAAATTGCGTTCAGTATTATGTGTGTAA
- the dnaN gene encoding DNA polymerase III subunit beta: protein MEFKIKNNDFLNSFKKINRIITKNTVFPILENVIIKINANILKLTSSTLEIELHTYIHRKYFIFYTSGCITVSGKKIFSICRNIKRNEELHFHLINEKMHIKIFNSLFKLNTLPQKKFPKFKKIQKIKKFFISQKILKTIISSIYFSIAHNDVRNPLNGMLIEYKKSYLRTVTTDGHRLSIYTIMLNAEISSFSIIVNKQAILELNRLLTYTDDLISMNIDYHYVSFQFDTSLLITKLLNGNFPNYHDVILKKYTHSILLHTEQLKESLLKTSILCNTTFKGVFLNFSENLLKITSNNQDDEESCDSFYIKYQQKNISFSINVFYLLDVLNALNTPTINIIFDTPISSIQIQSNAQKETKYIIMPLKL from the coding sequence ATGGAATTCAAAATTAAAAACAATGATTTTTTAAATTCTTTTAAAAAAATCAACAGAATCATTACTAAAAATACCGTATTTCCAATCTTAGAAAACGTAATTATTAAAATTAATGCAAATATATTAAAATTAACCAGTTCTACATTAGAAATCGAATTACATACATATATACATAGAAAATACTTTATCTTCTATACTTCTGGATGCATTACAGTATCTGGAAAAAAAATATTTAGTATTTGTCGTAATATCAAACGTAATGAAGAATTGCATTTTCATTTAATCAACGAAAAAATGCATATAAAAATATTTAATAGTTTATTCAAATTAAATACTTTACCACAAAAAAAATTTCCAAAATTTAAAAAAATTCAAAAAATAAAAAAATTTTTTATTTCACAAAAAATATTAAAAACAATTATTTCATCAATTTATTTTTCTATAGCGCATAATGATGTCAGAAATCCTTTAAATGGAATGTTGATTGAATATAAAAAATCTTATTTACGCACAGTTACGACTGATGGACATAGATTATCTATATATACTATTATGTTGAACGCTGAAATATCTTCTTTTTCCATAATCGTTAATAAACAAGCTATATTAGAGTTAAACAGACTATTAACTTACACAGATGACTTAATCTCCATGAATATTGACTATCATTATGTCTCGTTTCAATTCGATACCAGTTTATTAATAACAAAATTATTAAATGGTAACTTTCCTAATTATCATGATGTAATTTTAAAAAAATATACTCACTCTATTTTGCTGCACACCGAACAACTAAAAGAATCATTATTAAAAACATCCATTTTATGCAATACTACCTTTAAAGGTGTTTTTTTAAATTTTTCAGAAAATTTATTAAAAATAACATCAAACAATCAAGATGATGAGGAATCATGTGATTCTTTTTACATAAAATATCAGCAAAAAAATATTTCATTTTCTATAAACGTTTTTTATTTATTAGATGTTTTAAATGCTCTAAATACTCCTACAATTAATATTATTTTTGATACTCCAATTTCGAGTATTCAAATTCAATCAAATGCACAAAAAGAAACTAAGTATATAATTATGCCTTTAAAACTATAA
- the gyrB gene encoding DNA topoisomerase (ATP-hydrolyzing) subunit B has product MSNLYTSSNIKILKGLDAVRKRPGMYIGDTDDGTGLHHMVFEVVDNSIDEALAGHCNLIEVIIHYDNSVSVRDNGRGIPTDIHPEVGVSAAEVIMTMLHAGGKFDDSSYKVSGGLHGVGVSVVNALSEKLELYVYRDGKKYYQKYFNGNPKKKLLCTGITKRKGTRIRFWPNKNIFTNHNTFQYEILQKRLQELSFLNANLLIKLKDIRNQKKFQYFHKGGIKSFIKKINNKKTPIHKKIFLFRKQKKNIEVNIAMQWNTKFQEKILCFTNNVPQQDGGSHLSGFRAALTRTLNYFSEKEKSSKKNKITITGEDTREGLTALIAIKMFNPKFSSQTKEKLVSSEVKSVVEKLLNEHLMNFLLENPKDAKIIVTKIIQSARSREAAKKAREITRRTGSLETSHLPGKLSDCQEKDPHLSEIYLVEGDSAGGSAKQGRNRKNQAILPLKGKILNIEKARFEKIITSSELITLITALGCGFGKEEYNLKKLRYHSIIIMTDADVDGLHIRTLLLTFFFRQMPEIIENGHIYIAQPPLYKVKSGKQEKYLKNSKELYTYQYQFIQKNSYIICTQKNKQKYHQKKFSRIMFEYQQINKNFFSINKEIPLFIYKAMIYIFPLKNLDKKKNVRLWIKKLTKQLQKKKYSHNKNIYSYYIKKNQKKYEPTLNVSNKKIFHSYHLKNDFFSTKKYTKFIKFIKKINHMRKNYAHIQFHKKSFIFKNLDDTINTLIQETKKFISIQRYKGLGEMNPEQLWTTTMNPETRQMLQITIQDAKIANHLFSTLMGDTVQPRREFIKKNALYAKNIDV; this is encoded by the coding sequence ATGTCAAACTTATACACTTCATCTAATATAAAAATATTAAAAGGATTAGATGCAGTTAGAAAACGCCCAGGTATGTATATTGGAGATACTGATGATGGTACAGGATTACATCATATGGTATTTGAAGTAGTAGACAACTCAATAGATGAGGCTTTAGCAGGACATTGCAATTTAATTGAAGTAATCATACATTACGATAACTCAGTCTCTGTAAGAGACAACGGAAGAGGTATACCTACAGATATTCATCCAGAAGTAGGAGTATCTGCAGCTGAAGTTATTATGACCATGCTACATGCTGGAGGAAAGTTTGATGATAGTTCTTATAAAGTTTCTGGAGGGTTACATGGTGTCGGTGTTTCAGTGGTAAACGCTTTATCTGAAAAATTAGAATTATATGTTTATCGCGATGGAAAAAAATATTATCAAAAATATTTTAATGGAAATCCAAAAAAAAAATTATTATGTACAGGAATCACGAAAAGAAAAGGGACAAGAATCCGGTTTTGGCCCAATAAAAATATCTTCACTAACCATAATACTTTTCAATATGAAATTTTACAAAAAAGATTGCAAGAATTATCATTTTTAAATGCTAATTTATTGATTAAACTAAAAGACATTAGAAATCAAAAAAAATTTCAATATTTTCACAAAGGAGGAATTAAATCATTTATCAAAAAAATCAATAATAAAAAAACACCAATACATAAAAAAATTTTTTTATTTAGAAAACAAAAAAAAAATATTGAAGTAAATATCGCTATGCAATGGAATACAAAGTTTCAAGAAAAAATATTATGCTTTACTAACAATGTACCACAACAAGATGGAGGCAGCCATTTATCAGGATTTCGAGCTGCGTTAACACGAACATTAAATTATTTTTCTGAAAAAGAAAAATCAAGTAAAAAAAATAAAATCACAATTACAGGAGAAGACACGAGAGAAGGACTAACCGCTTTAATTGCAATTAAAATGTTTAATCCAAAATTCTCTTCCCAGACAAAAGAAAAACTAGTATCTTCAGAAGTAAAATCTGTAGTAGAAAAATTATTAAATGAACACTTAATGAATTTTTTATTAGAAAATCCTAAAGATGCAAAAATCATTGTTACTAAAATTATACAATCAGCACGATCTAGAGAAGCAGCGAAAAAAGCTCGAGAAATAACTCGTCGAACAGGATCGTTAGAAACATCTCACTTGCCTGGAAAATTATCCGATTGTCAAGAAAAAGATCCCCATTTATCAGAAATATATTTAGTAGAAGGTGACTCTGCAGGAGGTTCTGCAAAGCAGGGAAGAAATAGAAAAAACCAAGCCATTTTACCATTAAAAGGTAAAATCTTAAACATAGAAAAAGCCCGTTTTGAAAAAATAATAACATCATCAGAATTAATTACATTAATTACTGCTTTAGGATGTGGTTTTGGAAAAGAAGAATACAATCTCAAAAAATTAAGATATCATTCTATTATTATTATGACAGATGCGGATGTAGACGGATTACATATTAGAACATTACTATTAACATTTTTCTTTCGACAAATGCCGGAAATAATAGAAAATGGACACATATATATTGCTCAACCACCATTGTATAAAGTTAAAAGTGGAAAACAAGAAAAGTATTTAAAAAATTCAAAAGAACTATATACCTATCAATATCAATTTATACAAAAAAATAGTTACATTATATGTACTCAAAAAAACAAACAAAAATATCATCAAAAAAAATTCTCTCGGATTATGTTTGAATACCAACAAATCAATAAAAATTTTTTTTCTATAAATAAAGAAATACCATTATTCATATATAAAGCTATGATTTACATTTTTCCATTAAAAAATTTAGACAAAAAAAAAAATGTAAGATTATGGATTAAAAAATTAACAAAACAACTACAAAAAAAAAAATATTCTCATAATAAAAATATATATTCTTATTATATAAAAAAAAATCAGAAAAAATATGAACCAACATTAAACGTTAGCAACAAAAAAATTTTTCATTCTTATCATTTAAAAAATGATTTTTTTTCAACAAAAAAATACACAAAATTTATTAAATTCATAAAAAAAATTAATCATATGCGTAAAAATTATGCACATATACAATTTCATAAAAAATCTTTTATATTTAAAAATTTAGACGATACAATTAATACATTAATACAAGAAACAAAAAAATTCATTAGTATTCAAAGATACAAAGGATTGGGAGAAATGAATCCTGAACAATTATGGACTACTACTATGAATCCTGAAACTAGACAGATGTTACAAATAACTATACAAGATGCCAAAATAGCTAATCATCTATTTAGTACCTTAATGGGAGATACAGTGCAACCTAGAAGGGAATTTATTAAAAAAAATGCTTTATATGCAAAAAATATTGATGTGTAA
- a CDS encoding co-chaperone GroES gives MKLRPLHDRVIVKRNEAESKSAGGIVLTGSAAGKSTRGVVLSVGKGRILDNGVVKKLDVKIGDVVVFNEGYGAKTETIDNEEILILTESDILAIVEE, from the coding sequence ATGAAGCTTCGTCCATTGCATGATAGAGTAATTGTTAAACGTAATGAGGCTGAATCAAAATCTGCTGGCGGTATTGTTTTAACTGGATCTGCAGCTGGAAAATCCACTCGAGGAGTGGTTTTATCAGTAGGTAAGGGTCGAATTTTAGATAATGGAGTTGTTAAAAAATTAGACGTAAAAATCGGTGATGTTGTTGTATTTAATGAAGGTTATGGTGCAAAAACTGAAACTATTGATAATGAAGAAATATTAATTCTGACTGAAAGCGACATTCTAGCAATTGTAGAAGAATAA
- the dnaC gene encoding DNA replication protein DnaC, translated as MNNFLKKLKKIMPAYIEPKFFNDKELLSWNQEQGKKYSESIIQKNKATKIQRILGRSGIRELYKNCSFENYKINHEGHKTVLCAARRYAENFKNNISSFIFSGRPGTGKNHLASAIGNYLILRGNNILIITVADLMSTLKSTFNQSSSKITEEKLLYNFSTVDLLIIDEIGMQTESRYEKMIINQIIDRRSSSQKPTGILSNLNHKKLNSLLGERVLDRMSLGNSLWLTFEWESYRKNVQINQR; from the coding sequence ATGAACAATTTCTTAAAAAAACTAAAAAAAATCATGCCTGCCTATATAGAACCAAAATTTTTTAATGATAAAGAATTATTATCTTGGAACCAGGAACAAGGAAAAAAATATTCTGAATCTATTATTCAAAAAAACAAAGCTACAAAAATACAAAGAATTTTGGGTCGATCTGGAATACGAGAATTATATAAAAATTGTTCTTTCGAAAACTACAAAATAAATCATGAAGGACATAAAACGGTTCTATGCGCTGCCCGAAGATATGCGGAAAATTTTAAAAATAATATTTCTAGTTTTATATTTTCAGGTCGACCTGGAACCGGAAAAAATCATTTAGCTTCAGCTATTGGAAATTATTTAATTTTACGAGGAAATAATATATTAATCATCACAGTTGCAGATCTTATGTCAACCTTAAAAAGTACTTTTAATCAGTCGTCTTCAAAAATAACTGAAGAAAAATTATTATATAACTTTAGCACGGTAGACCTACTTATAATCGATGAAATTGGAATGCAAACAGAATCTAGATATGAAAAAATGATTATTAATCAAATTATAGATAGAAGATCGTCTTCTCAAAAACCTACCGGAATTTTATCTAATTTAAACCATAAAAAATTAAATAGTCTATTGGGGGAGAGGGTTCTCGATAGAATGAGTTTAGGAAATAGTTTATGGTTAACATTTGAATGGGAGAGTTATAGAAAAAATGTACAAATAAACCAACGTTAA
- the rnpA gene encoding ribonuclease P protein component gives MSRFSLKKKSRLLLNVQFQKIYNKNYKIHTKHFLMFMHTNYLQFPRLGISISKKNVARSHDRNRVKRLIKESFRLVQHNLLFMDFIIIVKKNIHLLNNSKIFFFLKKLWSYKSKNNVLNINKL, from the coding sequence ATGTCACGATTTTCTTTAAAAAAGAAATCACGTTTGTTGTTAAACGTTCAATTTCAAAAAATTTATAATAAAAATTACAAAATTCATACAAAACATTTTTTAATGTTTATGCATACAAATTATTTACAATTTCCTAGATTAGGAATTTCTATTTCTAAAAAAAACGTTGCACGGTCACATGATCGTAATCGAGTTAAGCGTCTTATTAAGGAAAGTTTTCGATTAGTGCAACATAATCTGTTGTTTATGGATTTTATAATAATTGTTAAAAAAAATATTCATTTATTAAATAATAGTAAAATATTTTTTTTTTTAAAAAAATTATGGTCTTATAAAAGTAAAAATAATGTCTTGAATATAAATAAATTATAA
- a CDS encoding helix-turn-helix domain-containing protein translates to MTKIFVQKQISKLIKNKKKPDIHVIQRKVATYFNIKKSDIISSKRSKFIVEPRQIAMFLIKKLTDYSYSEIGKAFGKKNHTTVLHACKKINYLKKKKNKIYYDFLHLFNQLNV, encoded by the coding sequence ATGACAAAAATTTTTGTACAAAAACAAATAAGTAAATTAATAAAAAACAAAAAAAAACCGGATATACATGTAATTCAAAGAAAAGTTGCTACTTATTTTAATATTAAAAAATCAGACATTATTTCTTCTAAAAGATCAAAATTTATTGTAGAACCTAGACAAATTGCTATGTTTTTAATAAAAAAATTGACTGATTATAGCTATTCCGAAATAGGAAAAGCTTTTGGCAAAAAAAATCATACTACTGTGTTACACGCTTGTAAAAAAATCAATTATTTAAAAAAAAAAAAAAATAAAATTTATTACGACTTTTTACACTTGTTCAATCAATTAAACGTATAA
- the groL gene encoding chaperonin GroEL (60 kDa chaperone family; promotes refolding of misfolded polypeptides especially under stressful conditions; forms two stacked rings of heptamers to form a barrel-shaped 14mer; ends can be capped by GroES; misfolded proteins enter the barrel where they are refolded when GroES binds): MAAKDVKFGNEARIKMLRGVNVLADAVKVTLGPKGRNVVLDKSFGPPSITKDGVSVAREIELEDKFENMGAQMVKEVASKANDAAGDGTTTATLLAQSIVNEGLKAVAAGMNPMDLKRGIDKAVIHAVDELKKISVPCSDSKAITQVGTISANADEKVGSLIAEAMEKVGNDGVITVEEGTGLQNELEVVKGMQFDRGYLSPYFINKSDTGLVELDNPYILMADKKISNIRELLPILESVAKSSKPLLIIAEDLEGEALATLVVNSMRGIVKVSAVKAPGFGDRRKAMLQDISILTGGSVISEELAMELEKSSLEDLGQAKRVVISKDATTIIGGHGDKNSIKDRIHQIRQEIHEATSDYDKEKLNERLAKLSGGVAVLKVGAATEVEMKEKKARVEDALHATRAAVEEGVVPGGGVALVRVAEKISRINGQNEDQNVGIRVALRAMEAPLRQIVANSGEEPSVVTNNVKDGRGNYGYNAATDEYGDMITFGILDPTKVTRSALQYAASVAGLMITTECMVTDLPKDEKSSSDLSTPPGGGMGGGMGGMM, encoded by the coding sequence ATGGCAGCAAAAGATGTAAAATTTGGTAATGAAGCTCGAATTAAAATGCTTCGAGGTGTTAATGTTTTAGCTGATGCAGTAAAAGTTACACTAGGTCCTAAAGGTAGAAATGTTGTATTGGATAAATCTTTTGGTCCGCCAAGTATAACTAAAGATGGTGTATCTGTAGCACGAGAAATTGAATTAGAAGATAAGTTTGAAAATATGGGTGCTCAGATGGTTAAAGAAGTTGCTTCTAAAGCAAATGATGCCGCTGGTGATGGAACTACTACTGCAACTTTATTAGCTCAGTCTATAGTAAATGAAGGTTTGAAGGCAGTAGCTGCAGGAATGAATCCTATGGATTTAAAACGAGGTATTGATAAAGCAGTAATTCACGCTGTTGATGAATTAAAAAAAATATCAGTTCCGTGTTCTGATTCAAAAGCAATTACACAAGTAGGTACTATCTCTGCTAATGCAGATGAAAAAGTTGGTAGTTTGATTGCTGAAGCTATGGAAAAAGTTGGGAATGATGGAGTAATTACTGTTGAAGAAGGTACCGGCTTACAAAACGAGTTAGAAGTAGTTAAAGGTATGCAATTTGATAGAGGATACTTATCTCCTTATTTTATTAATAAGTCCGATACTGGGTTGGTAGAATTAGATAATCCATATATTTTAATGGCAGATAAAAAAATTTCTAATATTCGTGAGTTATTACCGATTTTGGAATCAGTAGCTAAATCTAGCAAACCATTATTAATTATTGCAGAGGATTTAGAAGGAGAAGCCCTAGCAACTTTAGTAGTAAACTCCATGAGGGGAATTGTTAAGGTTTCTGCGGTTAAAGCGCCTGGTTTTGGTGATCGTAGAAAAGCAATGTTACAAGATATTTCAATTCTTACTGGAGGTTCTGTTATATCAGAAGAATTAGCTATGGAATTAGAAAAATCTTCTTTAGAAGATCTCGGTCAAGCAAAACGTGTAGTAATTAGTAAAGATGCAACCACTATAATTGGTGGTCACGGTGATAAAAATAGTATTAAAGATCGTATTCATCAAATTCGACAAGAAATACATGAAGCTACTTCTGATTACGATAAAGAAAAATTAAATGAACGTTTAGCAAAATTATCTGGTGGTGTAGCAGTATTAAAAGTTGGTGCTGCAACTGAAGTAGAAATGAAAGAGAAAAAAGCTCGTGTAGAGGATGCTTTACATGCAACTCGAGCAGCAGTAGAAGAAGGAGTAGTACCTGGAGGAGGTGTTGCTTTAGTAAGGGTAGCAGAAAAAATTTCTCGTATTAACGGTCAAAATGAAGATCAAAATGTAGGGATAAGAGTTGCTTTGCGTGCTATGGAAGCTCCTTTACGTCAAATTGTTGCGAATTCTGGCGAAGAACCATCAGTTGTAACTAATAATGTAAAAGATGGACGTGGTAATTATGGTTATAATGCAGCTACTGATGAGTATGGTGATATGATAACATTCGGTATTTTAGATCCTACAAAAGTCACTAGATCTGCATTACAATATGCGGCTTCAGTTGCTGGATTAATGATTACTACAGAATGTATGGTTACAGATCTCCCTAAAGATGAAAAATCTTCGTCTGATTTAAGTACTCCACCAGGTGGCGGTATGGGTGGTGGTATGGGTGGTATGATGTAG
- a CDS encoding DnaA ATPase domain-containing protein: MKNIKKKLLLKNNIQLNYQFDNFIEGMSNQLARYAAYMFTKKSKNFFNILFLCGKSGCGKTHLLHAIGNKILTKNYNHEVIYIHAKNFIRNMTFSLKNNSLIHFKNYYSSIKTLLIDDIQYFFYKKKKKKKYSIY; the protein is encoded by the coding sequence ATCAAAAATATCAAAAAAAAACTACTTTTAAAAAATAATATTCAACTTAACTATCAGTTTGATAATTTTATTGAAGGTATGTCGAATCAATTAGCGCGTTATGCAGCATACATGTTTACCAAAAAATCAAAAAATTTTTTTAACATATTATTTTTATGTGGAAAATCTGGATGTGGAAAAACACATTTACTTCATGCTATAGGCAATAAAATCTTAACAAAAAATTATAATCATGAAGTAATTTATATACATGCAAAAAATTTTATTCGTAATATGACTTTTTCATTAAAAAACAATTCTTTAATCCATTTTAAAAATTATTATAGTTCTATAAAAACTTTATTAATAGATGATATTCAATATTTTTTTTATAAAAAAAAAAAAAAAAAAAAATATTCAATATATTAA
- the mnmE gene encoding tRNA uridine-5-carboxymethylaminomethyl(34) synthesis GTPase MnmE, whose product MIFNETIVAPATAFGRSGIGIIRISGSSVLRIMKKFLNISMKERFAHNASFLDFQGNVIDHGIALFFSAPKSFTGEDILEFQGHGNPILLDIIIENIVRMNNVRLARPGEFSERAFLNKKIDLIQAEAISDLINAQSKLSIQASLLSLSGSFSRKICLIIDLLKVFYSQVEATINFSDEIDSSYERLDFMPQLTKIIVLLKNLTDTARKSHALQKSIKIVIAGLPNVGKSSLFNYLSDQRVSIVTDIPGTTRDLMCKDIWSNGICYELMDTAGLRKSQDVIENIGIQLAEKSIRSCDHVFFVLDTSRNQKKNNKVILKSIKNLRINQTITFIFNKIDLTEQQPRLEVVHQKFQCIYLSVKKKLGLNRLKKIINTILHTKNNVESVFLARRRHVLELEKSLKHLMKGKKDWYKSNNVELLSENIRLSMNCLLRITGHFNSDDLLNKIFSDFCIGK is encoded by the coding sequence ATGATATTTAATGAAACTATTGTAGCTCCAGCTACGGCTTTTGGTCGATCAGGTATTGGAATTATAAGAATTTCTGGTTCTTCTGTTTTAAGAATAATGAAAAAATTTTTAAATATCTCTATGAAAGAACGTTTTGCACATAATGCATCATTTTTAGATTTTCAAGGGAATGTTATTGATCATGGTATTGCATTGTTTTTTTCTGCTCCTAAGTCATTTACCGGAGAGGATATTTTAGAGTTTCAAGGTCATGGAAATCCAATTTTATTAGATATAATTATAGAAAATATAGTACGTATGAATAACGTTCGCTTAGCACGCCCAGGTGAATTTTCAGAAAGAGCTTTTTTAAATAAAAAAATAGATTTAATTCAAGCTGAAGCAATTAGTGATTTAATTAATGCACAATCTAAATTATCAATACAAGCTTCCTTACTTTCTTTGTCTGGTAGTTTCTCAAGAAAAATATGTTTAATTATCGATTTATTAAAAGTTTTTTATTCTCAAGTAGAAGCTACTATTAATTTTTCTGACGAGATAGATAGCTCTTATGAGCGTTTAGATTTCATGCCTCAGTTAACTAAAATTATTGTATTACTAAAAAATTTGACAGATACAGCACGAAAAAGTCACGCTTTACAAAAAAGTATAAAGATTGTAATTGCGGGACTACCTAATGTAGGTAAATCTAGTTTATTTAATTATTTATCTGATCAAAGAGTTTCTATTGTTACGGATATTCCGGGTACTACACGTGATTTAATGTGTAAAGATATATGGTCAAATGGTATATGTTATGAACTTATGGATACTGCAGGGTTACGTAAAAGTCAAGATGTTATTGAGAATATAGGTATCCAGTTAGCAGAAAAAAGTATTCGCAGTTGCGACCATGTTTTTTTTGTTTTAGATACTTCGCGTAATCAGAAAAAAAATAACAAAGTTATATTAAAGAGTATTAAAAATTTACGTATTAATCAAACTATTACATTTATTTTTAATAAAATAGATCTCACTGAACAACAACCACGATTAGAAGTCGTACATCAGAAATTTCAATGTATTTATTTGTCAGTTAAAAAAAAATTAGGGTTAAATAGATTAAAAAAAATAATTAATACAATTTTACATACCAAAAATAATGTTGAAAGTGTTTTTTTAGCAAGACGTAGACATGTTTTGGAATTAGAAAAATCGTTAAAACATTTAATGAAAGGAAAAAAAGATTGGTATAAAAGCAATAATGTTGAATTATTATCAGAAAATATACGTTTGTCAATGAATTGTTTGCTGAGGATTACAGGTCATTTTAATAGCGATGATTTATTAAATAAAATTTTTTCTGATTTTTGTATTGGAAAATAA
- the efp gene encoding elongation factor P → MTTYSGTSLKSGLKILIKNQPYEIQYSEFIKPGKGQAFVRIKLRQLLTGKIFSKTVKATDVFYSTDITEITAIYLYNNGFIWVFMNKKNFEHIHVLKKFLYGCEKWLTNSSSCKIILWNNSPISVHTNKFINLKVQDIDITVKGDTINSASKLVFVETGASIRVPLFIKKGDSIKIDTRFGKYISRTNH, encoded by the coding sequence ATGACAACTTATAGCGGTACTTCTTTAAAATCAGGTTTAAAAATTTTAATAAAAAATCAACCATATGAAATTCAATATAGTGAATTTATAAAACCAGGAAAAGGACAAGCATTTGTTAGAATTAAATTAAGACAATTATTGACTGGAAAGATATTCAGTAAAACTGTTAAAGCAACAGATGTTTTTTATTCTACTGATATTACAGAAATTACTGCAATTTATTTGTATAACAATGGATTTATTTGGGTATTTATGAATAAAAAAAATTTTGAACATATCCATGTTTTAAAAAAGTTTTTGTATGGATGTGAAAAATGGTTAACAAATTCCTCTAGTTGTAAAATTATTTTATGGAATAATTCTCCCATTTCTGTTCATACCAATAAATTTATAAATTTAAAAGTTCAAGATATTGATATTACAGTAAAAGGAGATACTATTAATTCTGCTAGTAAATTAGTTTTTGTAGAAACAGGTGCTTCTATTCGTGTTCCTTTATTTATCAAAAAAGGTGATTCTATTAAAATAGATACTCGTTTTGGAAAATATATATCTCGTACAAATCATTAA
- the yidC gene encoding membrane protein insertase YidC — protein sequence MQIKFLTIWISHIYNQFVIFVNKVNSSIALIRLLSKVYHVQFYYLYKLFSNEWLSTIVKNIMLFFSKNLQFITKYAKLNIISYPVFKLLVFFYGFFHNWGITIIFVTILVKIIMYPLTRLQYVSMLHMKVLQPEIQKVKHQCCNDSTVMNKKILSLYKFKKINPFFSFLSIMLQIPIFLSFYYVLVSSVELKNAPFIFWITDLSSYDPYYVLPFCVILSILLTQYHELSYNNIIKKKNFLCVTPFLCIFFLFWLPSGLILYYITSNLMTFLQQWIIRRNFFKNNKYN from the coding sequence ATGCAAATAAAATTTTTAACAATTTGGATTTCTCATATTTATAATCAATTTGTCATTTTCGTAAATAAAGTTAATAGTAGTATTGCATTAATTAGATTATTATCAAAAGTATATCATGTTCAGTTTTATTATCTTTATAAATTATTTAGTAATGAGTGGTTAAGCACTATAGTAAAAAATATTATGTTATTTTTTTCAAAAAATTTACAATTTATAACAAAATACGCAAAATTAAATATAATTTCCTATCCTGTTTTTAAATTGCTAGTCTTTTTTTATGGTTTTTTTCATAATTGGGGTATAACCATTATTTTTGTAACTATTTTAGTAAAGATAATTATGTATCCATTAACTAGATTACAGTATGTATCTATGTTACACATGAAAGTTTTACAACCAGAAATACAGAAAGTAAAACATCAATGTTGTAATGATTCTACAGTAATGAATAAAAAAATTTTATCTTTATATAAATTTAAGAAAATTAATCCTTTTTTTAGTTTTTTATCTATAATGTTACAAATACCTATATTTTTATCATTTTACTATGTATTGGTTTCTTCAGTAGAATTAAAGAATGCACCTTTTATTTTTTGGATTACAGATCTATCTAGTTACGATCCGTATTATGTACTGCCATTTTGCGTAATCTTGAGTATTTTATTAACTCAATATCATGAATTAAGTTATAATAATATTATAAAAAAGAAAAATTTTTTATGTGTCACGCCGTTTTTATGTATTTTTTTTTTATTTTGGCTTCCTTCTGGTTTGATTTTATATTATATAACGAGTAATTTAATGACTTTTTTACAGCAGTGGATTATACGTCGAAATTTTTTTAAAAATAATAAATATAATTAA